The following coding sequences lie in one Spinacia oleracea cultivar Varoflay chromosome 1, BTI_SOV_V1, whole genome shotgun sequence genomic window:
- the LOC110796317 gene encoding cytochrome b561, DM13 and DOMON domain-containing protein At5g54830: MANNWVFSGFLKPLFMCVVVLHLGCFNLSLGSSDSKCSNDTSLAGFRSEFVMLQHQLRGVFTILDNCSFRVSEFDMLPGSDHVHWWGGLGESFVNLTNGFIISDENLNRTYRNDSFDVHLRSNVSWDQIKVVSVWDSPTASDFGHVVLHDSVNGSEISAPPAPAPVSDSSNNATNEKKWRYEQPTMFENCKVLSPKYRVRWTLRGEENVIDIGLEAVTGIQNYMAFGWANPKASSGYMLLADVAVTGFTEEGMPFAEDYYITDYSECSVDENHVARGVCPDSLYNGSDSVNDTHLVYGHRKDGVSFIRYQRPLKASDPKNDVPVNQMENVTVIWALGRIKPPDYLRPYSLPQNHGGPRFETYGYLVLNVSEQINDCTGPLDAEDKEDQDLVIADANAPLLVTSGIGLHYPNPPNPSKVLYINKKEAPLLRVERGVQVKFSVQAGHDVPFYITSDPLGGNATERNISETIYAGGAEVEGVPASPKELVWTPHRNTPDLVYYQSAYEQKMGWKVQVVDGGLSDMYNNSVVLDDQQASFFWTLSQNSISIAARGERKSGYLAIGFGSEMVHSFAYVGWFDSDGKGRVDTYWIDGRGASDVHPTKENLTYVRCKSENGVITLEFTRPLNPLCPKKDERPECKNIIDQTTPLKVIWAVGAKWSSDPLTEKNMHSAHSSRPVRVMLNRGSAEVEQDLRPVLAVHGFMMFLAWGILLPGGVLTARYLKHMKGDGWYQVHVYLQYSGLSIVLLGFLFAVAELKGLFITSLHVKLGLSAIVLACFQPMNALLRPKKPSNGEAPSLKRVIWGYSHVIIGRSAIIIGMAALLTGMKHLGERYEEDVRRLTWALICWFLFGGVTIVYLEYREKHRGERSSGRGKWVLGNEEDDSADLLSPTGTYAEKEAHLSDRNGMEVQLEPLNR; this comes from the coding sequence ATGGCAAATAATTGGGTTTTCTCAGGGTTTTTAAAACCCCTTTTTATGTGTGTTGTAGTTTTGCATCTTGGTTGTTTTAATCTATCGTTGGGTTCTTCTGATTCAAAATGCTCAAATGACACCTCTTTAGCCGGTTTTCGGTCCGAATTTGTAATGCTTCAACATCAATTGAGAGGGGTTTTTACCATACTTGATAATTGTTCTTTTAGGGTTAGTGAATTCGATATGCTCCCTGGGTCTGATCATGTGCATTGGTGGGGTGGTTTAGGTGAGAGTTTTGTTAATTTGACGAATGGGTTTATTATTTCGGATGAGAATTTGAATAGGACTTATAGAAATGACAGTTTTGATGTTCATTTGAGGAGTAATGTTAGTTGGGATCAGATTAAAGTAGTTTCTGTTTGGGATTCTCCCACTGCCTCTGATTTTGGGCATGTTGTACTTCATGACTCGGTGAATGGGTCCGAGATTTCAGCCCCCCCAGCACCTGCACCAGTGAGTGATAGTAGTAATAATGCAACAAATGAGAAGAAATGGCGGTATGAACAACCTACGATGTTTGAAAACTGTAAGGTTTTGTCGCCTAAGTATAGGGTTCGGTGGACCTTGAGAGGGGAGGAGAATGTGATTGATATTGGTTTAGAGGCAGTGACTGGGATTCAGAACTACATGGCTTTTGGGTGGGCAAACCCTAAGGCTTCCTCGGGGTACATGCTTCTTGCTGATGTTGCTGTTACAGGATTTACCGAGGAGGGTATGCCATTTGCCGAGGATTACTATATTACAGACTATAGTGAGTGTTCGGTGGATGAGAATCATGTTGCTCGTGGTGTGTGTCCTGATTCATTGTATAATGGGTCTGATTCAGTTAATGATACACATCTAGTTTATGGGCACCGAAAAGATGGTGTATCTTTCATCCGTTACCAGAGACCACTAAAAGCGAGTGATCCAAAGAATGATGTCCCAGTGAATCAAATGGAGAATGTGACTGTAATTTGGGCATTGGGTAGGATAAAGCCACCAGATTACCTCCGACCTTATTCTCTTCCCCAGAATCATGGGGGTCCTCGGTTTGAGACCTACGGATATTTAGTTCTAAATGTTTCAGAGCAAATAAATGATTGTACAGGACCTCTCGATGCAGAGGACAAGGAAGATCAAGATCTTGTGATTGCAGATGCTAATGCGCCGCTTCTTGTTACTTCTGGGATTGGTTTGCATTATCCAAATCCCCCTAATCCCTCAAAGGTGCTCTATATCAACAAGAAAGAGGCTCCACTTCTGAGAGTGGAGAGAGGTGTTCAAGTCAAATTCTCGGTGCAAGCTGGGCATGATGTCCCGTTTTACATAACATCTGACCCGTTAGGTGGAAATGCGACAGAGAGGAACATTTCAGAGACTATATATGCCGGTGGAGCTGAAGTTGAAGGAGTTCCAGCTAGTCCCAAGGAATTAGTTTGGACACCTCACAGGAACACTCCAGATCTTGTTTATTATCAATCAGCATATGAACAGAAAATGGGTTGGAAGGTTCAAGTTGTTGACGGGGGCTTATCAGACATGTATAACAACAGTGTTGTTTTGGATGACCAGCAAGCTAGTTTCTTTTGGACTTTGTCTCAAAACTCGATATCTATTGCAGCCCGTGGCGAGAGAAAAAGTGGTTATCTTGCCATTGGTTTTGGTAGTGAAATGGTGCATAGTTTTGCTTATGTTGGTTGGTTTGACAGTGACGGGAAAGGTCGGGTTGATACCTATTGGATTGATGGCAGAGGTGCCTCCGATGTCCACCCAACAAAGGAGAATCTAACATATGTGAGATGCAAATCTGAGAACGGGGTCATCACTTTGGAGTTTACCCGTCCCCTTAATCCATTATGTCCGAAGAAGGACGAAAGGCCTGAATGCAAAAACATCATAGATCAAACTACCCCTCTGAAAGTCATCTGGGCTGTGGGTGCTAAATGGTCCAGTGACCCCTTGACAGAGAAAAACATGCATTCTGCTCATAGCAGTCGCCCTGTCCGGGTGATGCTTAATCGTGGTTCAGCAGAAGTAGAGCAGGACTTGAGACCGGTGTTAGCCGTTCATGGATTTATGATGTTTCTTGCATGGGGGATTTTGCTTCCTGGTGGGGTACTCACTGCAAGATATCTGAAACATATGAAAGGTGATGGTTGGTACCAAGTTCATGTTTATTTGCAATATTCAGGGTTATCAATTGTGCTGCTTGGATTCCTCTTTGCTGTTGCTGAACTGAAAGGCTTGTTTATTACCTCTTTACACGTGAAACTTGGATTGTCTGCTATAGTTTTGGCCTGTTTTCAACCCATGAATGCATTACTAAGGCCAAAGAAACCATCCAATGGCGAGGCTCCTTCTTTAAAAAGGGTAATATGGGGATACTCTCATGTAATTATCGGAAGATCAGCTATCATTATAGGTATGGCTGCCCTTTTGACAGGAATGAAACATTTAGGAGAGAGGTATGAAGAGGATGTCAGACGGCTTACGTGGGCTCTGATATGCTGGTTTTTGTTTGGTGGAGTGACCATCGTATATTTGGAGTATCGGGAAAAGCAT